The Triticum dicoccoides isolate Atlit2015 ecotype Zavitan chromosome 6A, WEW_v2.0, whole genome shotgun sequence genome has a window encoding:
- the LOC119317924 gene encoding universal stress protein PHOS34-like — protein sequence MATANLSSVVVAVDGSEESMKALRWALDSLRLCPDGALVVLHVQPPPGIAAGLNPGPIPFGGPSVAEVPAFTQAIESHQRRITDAILEHALKICSDKNVEVKTQVVVGDPKEKICEVAAELKADLLVMGCRAFGPVKRMFLGSVSNYCINSVGCPVVVIKGT from the exons ATGGCCACCGCCAACCTGTCCAGCGTGGTGGTGGCGGTCGACGGCAGCGAGGAGAGCATGAAGGCGCTGCGCTGGGCGCTCGACAGCCTGCGCCTCTGCCCCGACGGCGCGCTCGTCGTGCtccacgtccagccgccgcccggcaTCGCCGCCGGCCTCAACCCCGGCCCCATCCCCTTCGGCGGCCCCA GTGTGGCGGAGGTGCCGGCGTTCACGCAGGCCATCGAGTCGCACCAGCGGCGGATCACGGATGCCATCCTGGAGCACGCGCTCAAGATTTGCTCCGATAAGAAT GTGGAGGTGAagacgcaggtggtggtgggggatcCCAAGGAGAAGATCTGCGAGGTGGCGGCCGAACTCAAGGCCGATCTGCTCGTCATGGGGTGCCGTGCTTTTGGCCCTGTCAAGAG GATGTTCCTGGGTAGTGTGAGCAACTACTGCATCAACAGCGTCGGCTGCCCCGTCGTGGTGATCAAGGGCACCTGA
- the LOC119317923 gene encoding peptidyl-prolyl cis-trans isomerase FKBP12-like isoform X1 has translation MGAELLLLGGKVSAGGAAGSGAVAASSAGAGRCVAGGRRLAPVQPAALQWRHSSRTSTDQKPPLQRCAAAELWRGDAEDGKMGFEKEILKAGTGPKPVKGQKVTVHCTGYGKDGDLSKKFWSTKDPGQQPFSFNIGLGSVIKGWDEGVMGMQLGEVARLTCTPDYAYGEGGFPAWGIQPNSVLIFEIEVLSAK, from the exons ATGGGGGCagagctgctgctgctcggcgggaAGGTGTCCGCCGGCGGCGCGGCAGGATCTGGCGCCGTCGCTGCGTCCTCGGCGGGAGCCGGACGGTGCGTGGCCGGCGGGCGGCGACTCGCGCCGGTGCAGCCGGCGGCGCTGCAATGGCGGCATAGTA GCCGCACCAGCACAGATCAGAAGCCACCACTGCAACGCTGCGCCGCCGCCGAACTGTGGAGAGGAGACGCGGAGGACGGGAAGATGGGATTCGAGAAGGAGATCCTGAAAGCCGGCACCGGCCCCAAGCCCGTCAAGGGCCAGAAGGTCACCGTCCACTGCACCGGCTACG GGAAGGATGGTGATCTGTCTAAGAAGTTTTGGAG TACCAAGGACCCTGGGCAGCAGCCATTCTCTTTCAACATTGGTCTGGGTTCAGTGATCAAAG GATGGGATGAGGGAGTTATGGGCATGCAATTGGGTGAAGTCGCCCGTCTTACG TGCACCCCAGACTACGCTTACGGTGAAGGTGGCTTTCCAGCCTGGGGAATTCAACCAAACTCCGTGCTGATATTCGAGATCGAAGTTCTTAGCGCCAAGTGA
- the LOC119317923 gene encoding peptidyl-prolyl cis-trans isomerase FKBP12-like isoform X2, whose protein sequence is MGAELLLLGGKVSAGGAAGSGAVAASSAGAGRCVAGGRRLAPVQPAALQWRHSNQKPPLQRCAAAELWRGDAEDGKMGFEKEILKAGTGPKPVKGQKVTVHCTGYGKDGDLSKKFWSTKDPGQQPFSFNIGLGSVIKGWDEGVMGMQLGEVARLTCTPDYAYGEGGFPAWGIQPNSVLIFEIEVLSAK, encoded by the exons ATGGGGGCagagctgctgctgctcggcgggaAGGTGTCCGCCGGCGGCGCGGCAGGATCTGGCGCCGTCGCTGCGTCCTCGGCGGGAGCCGGACGGTGCGTGGCCGGCGGGCGGCGACTCGCGCCGGTGCAGCCGGCGGCGCTGCAATGGCGGCATAGTA ATCAGAAGCCACCACTGCAACGCTGCGCCGCCGCCGAACTGTGGAGAGGAGACGCGGAGGACGGGAAGATGGGATTCGAGAAGGAGATCCTGAAAGCCGGCACCGGCCCCAAGCCCGTCAAGGGCCAGAAGGTCACCGTCCACTGCACCGGCTACG GGAAGGATGGTGATCTGTCTAAGAAGTTTTGGAG TACCAAGGACCCTGGGCAGCAGCCATTCTCTTTCAACATTGGTCTGGGTTCAGTGATCAAAG GATGGGATGAGGGAGTTATGGGCATGCAATTGGGTGAAGTCGCCCGTCTTACG TGCACCCCAGACTACGCTTACGGTGAAGGTGGCTTTCCAGCCTGGGGAATTCAACCAAACTCCGTGCTGATATTCGAGATCGAAGTTCTTAGCGCCAAGTGA